The Coccidioides posadasii str. Silveira chromosome 3, complete sequence genome contains a region encoding:
- the KHA1_1 gene encoding K(+)/H(+) antiporter (EggNog:ENOG410PI23~COG:P~TransMembrane:12 (o20-38i50-74o86-111i123-147o153-173i194-213o219-238i245-266o272-294i306-325o337-359i408-429o)), producing MGRIPGFRDAIFPEESLPNLNLVANLGLVLFLFMIGVETNIKTLTSNWKVAVGVSAAGMILPFGLGCGIAYGLYHEFRNDPGLAPISFGTYMLFIGIAMAITAFPVLCRILTELELLNTNVGVIVLSAGVGNDVVGWVLLALCVALVNANTGITALWVLLACIGFTLFLIYAVRPVFHWFLKRTGSLHDGPNQSVVALTLLLALAAAFFTQVIGVHAIFGGFLVGIICPHDGGFAIKLTEKIEDVIGALFLPLYFALSGLNTNVGLLNSGIVWGYVFAVVFIAFIAKVTGGMLASRFHGLLWRESATIGVLMSCKGLVELIVLNIGLQAKILSSRTFTIFIVMALITTFATTPLTLWLYPEWYQTKVDRWRRGEIDWDGNVLDSESDHSGGSSDLAQQKARSLSIRKLMVYLRLDNLPGLFTFISLLGADDMTTVEVLKTHHSHDSNGGDRSTSAKRNKPVEVHGIRLIELTDRDSSVMKVSEVHDYSFSDPILNTFRTFAQLNRVAVSGAVVIAPEHAYAETLVNKARDFSSDFMLIPWSETGAMSERQIPFLDVNSEKFATGPHSTFISNILKNSKSHVGILVNNGFGGPALTQPKPGYLKRTISGRSLYRTNDLAMMPSMEDGHHIFFPYFGGDDDQVVLRLVLQLAKNATITATIAHIVLDDTDTPASSSKNPAVFYGLTMAPEEKEADSAFFNTIRDSLPSELTPRVIFQTIHATTTDLISATLQTAKLDVGKSNQNRGDIVIVGRNSVVHGTGSSFGLATSAQSGEIGSEARKALGVLGESMATNANDVKASVLVVQAGKEG from the exons ATGGGCAGGATCCCCGGATTTCGAGATGCCATTTTTCCAGAAGAGTCGCTGCCAAATCTCAACCTGGTGGCTAACCTTGGATTGGTGTTGTTCCTTTTCATGATCGGTGTTGAAACTAATATTAAAACCCTCACGAGCAATTGGAAAGTTGCCGTTGGCGTATCCGCAGCCGGTATGATTCTCCCGTTTGGACTGGGCTGCGGCATCGCATATGGGTTGTACCACGAGTTCCGCAATGATCCCGGACTGGCTCCAATTAGCTTTGGTACCTATATGCTTTTCATCGGTATTGCAATGGCTATTACT GCATTCCCCGTGCTTTGCCGTATACTAACTGAACTGGAACTGCTAAACACGAATGTTGGAGTTATTGTTCTTTCGGCTGGTGTTGGAAACGATGTTGTCGGCTGGGTCCTTCTCGCTCTTTGCGTTGCTCTCGTCAACGCAAACACGGGTATAACTGCACTCTGGGTGCTGCTGGCTTGCATTGGCTTTACTCTGTTCCTGATATATGCGGTTCGCCCCGTGTTCCACTGGTTTTTGAAGCGAACTGGCAGTCTGCACGATGGCCCTAATCAGTCCGTCGTTGCCTTAACACTCCTTTTAGCCCTGGCAGCTGCCTTTTTCACCCAGGTAATTGGTGTGCATGCAATCTTTGGCGGCTTTTTGGTTGGAATTATCTGTCCCCACGACGGAGGATTTGCTATCAAACTCACTGAAAAGATTGAAGATGTAATTGGTGCCCTCTTCCTTCCGCTCTATTTTGCACTTTCTGGGCTTAATACGAACGTCGGCTTGCTCAACTCTGGTATAGTGTGGGGTTATGTATTTGCTGTTGTTTTTATTGCTTTTATCGCCAAGGTTACTGGTGGAATGTTGGCCTCTCGGTTTCACGGCTTGCTTTGGAGGGAGAGTGCAACTATCGGAGTGCTGATGAGTTGCAAAGGTTTAGTCGAGCTTATTGTCTTG AATATCGGCCTTCAGGCGAAGATCCTCAGTAGTCGTActtttactatctttataGTAATGGCCCTGATTACAACCTTTGCTACTACGCCTCTTACCCTGTGGTTATACCCTGAATGGTATCAAACCAAGGTAGATCGGTGGAGGCGTGGAGAAATCGACTGGGATGGAAATGTACTCGATTCTGAGAGCGATCACAGCGGTGGCAGCTCAGATCTCGCTCAGCAGAAGGCCCGTTCCTTGTCCATCAGAAAGCTGATGGTTTACCTCCGCCTCGACAATCTTCCAGGCCTTTTCACgtttatttctttgttggGAGCCGATGATATGACAACTGTTGAAGTTTTGAAAACTCATCATAGCCACGACAGCAACGGGGGTGACCGATCCACCAGTGCAAAGAGAAACAAACCCGTCGAAGTTCATGGAATTCGACTCATCGAGCTCACGGATCGTGACTCTAGTGTCATGAAGGTGTCAGAGGTTCACGACTACAGCTTTAGCGACCCTATTCTAAACACATTCCGTACCTTTGCGCAACTGAATAGAGTTGCCGTTTCCGGTGCAGTCGTTATTGCACCGGAACATGCATACGCGGAAACATTGGTCAACAAAGCTCGGGACTTCTCTTCGGACTTCATGCTCATTCCATGGAGCGAAACTGGTGCCATGAGCGAACGTCAGATTCCTTTCCTCGATGTCAACAGCGAGAAGTTTGCCACCGGCCCACACAGTACATTCATCTCCAACATCCTGAAGAATTCGAAAAGCCATGTTGGCATCCTGGTGAACAACGGCTTCGGAGGACCCGCCTTAACCCAGCCAAAACCAGGTTACCTGAAGCGCACTATCAGCGGACGAAGCCTTTATCGAACAAATGACTTGGCAATGATGCCCTCGATGGAAGATGGGCATCATATATTCTTCCCTTATTTTGGAGGCGATGACGACCAAGTCGTTCTTCGCTTGGTTCTTCAACTTGCCAAAAATGCAACAATCACAGCGACCATAGCACATATCGTTCTTGATGACACCGACACTCCTGCCTCTTCGTCCAAAAACCCGGCAGTATTCTATGGCCTTACCATGGCaccagaagaaaaggaagccGACAGTGCGTTTTTCAACACCATTCGCGATTCTCTTCCTTCCGAGCTTACTCCCCGAGTCATCTTCCAGACAATTCATGCCACGACCACCGACCTGATCAGCGCCACCTTGCAGACAGCCAAGTTAGATGTAGGTAAATCGAACCAAAATCGGGGTGATATTGTCATAGTCGGCAGGAACAGTGTCGTGCACGGTACCGGTTCAAGTTTCGGGCTTGCCACGTCTGCGCAGTCTGGGGAGATTGGCTCGGAAGCTCGAAAGGCGCTAGGTGTCCTTGGTGAATCGATGGCTACGAACGCGAATGACGTGAAGGCTAGCGTGCTCGTGGTTCAGGCGGGTAAAGAAGGCTGA
- the KHA1_2 gene encoding K(+)/H(+) antiporter (EggNog:ENOG410PI23~COG:P), producing MALVVAQTGTVGGSAAPAAPTNRATPQGGIFDRLNPSQYDPKNPLTLFIIQVKCNRQARTGGGGYTLAFY from the coding sequence ATGGCGTTGGTGGTAGCACAGACGGGCACTGTGGGTGGCTCTGCAGCTCCTGCGGCACCTACAAACAGAGCAACTCCGCAGGGTGGTATATTCGATCGTCTGAACCCGTCTCAGTATGATCCAAAGAACCCGCTTACCTTGTTCATCATCCAGGTAAAATGCAACCGACAGGCGAGGACTGGTGGAGGTGGTTATACGCTGGCCTTCTACTAA
- the PEX3 gene encoding peroxin (EggNog:ENOG410PI1H~COG:U~TransMembrane:1 (i16-34o)~BUSCO:7857at33183) translates to MISATRRWLRQHRKGLAIGAGVVGIGYLATQYVFSKISEASERMSSERIARENLRRRFEQNQSDCTFTVLALLPTATENILAALPVEELTNELQQKRAARLAKLTASEMQGSEMSSGPPSMTEDDVSSLRSDNYVHASQVVDSTTGEQAQRAKSRTQLWNDLKINSLTRSFTLLYTLSLLTLLTRIQLNLLGRRNYLSSVVALASPPQNPSTISLEDDDNPEHSFGNDFETNRRYLTFSWWLLHRGWKDLMAEVEAAVKDVFGEVNPREDITHEKLSELTLAVRKKVEGATSGERRVRKWLPYLLPPREQEDFVLQESGVLSATEASPQSAATLRHLLDETSDLIDSPSFTHVFSLLNNEAFSHLIDTKCATEAFKGLSQAQKKEQSPPFSSTATMVPVAEPSAPKTKLASILAVISRQSHVIGNGTNPPNEYLSIMEREVRELEAFAAVIYSSNFDLNPSMSMLGTKIGPEGPSTAVEDAPGGEASIIELPIPSAETASVANAEPNEAGQDFGFEKAWGKAVEQS, encoded by the exons ATGATCAGCGCAACGAGGCGCTGGCTGCGACAGCATCGCAAAGGCCTTGCCATCGGAGCAGGTGTTGTGGGCATTGGGTATTTGGCCACGCAATATGTCTTTTCTAAGATCTCAGAAGCAAGCGAACGGATGAGCAGTGAGAGGATAGCCCGAGAGAA TCTCCGTCGCCGATTCGAACAGAATCAAAGTGATTGCACCTTTACCGTTCTCGCCCTTCTTCCAACGGCTACAGAAAATATCCTTGCAGCTCTCCCTGTCGAGGAGCTAACTAACGAGCTTCAACAAAAGCGAGCGGCCAGACTGGCCAAGCTTACTGCGAGCGAGATGCAAGGGTCAGAAATGAGCTCTGGACCACCTAGTATGACAGAAGACGATGTTTCTAGCTTAAGAAGCGACAACTACGTGCATGCAAGTCAAGTGGTTGACTCTACAACGGGGGAGCAAGCGCAAAGGGCAAAGTCGCGGACACAGCTGTGGAACGATTTGAAGATCAATT CCCTCACACGATCGTTTACGCTCTTATACACACTCTCGCTCCTCACCCTCCTAACGCGTATTCAGCTGAATCTTCTTGGTCGGCGAAATTATCTTTCGAGCGTTGTGGCACTGGCATCGCCTCCGCAAAATCCGTCTACAATCAGCCTTGAAGACGATGATAATCCCGAGCATTCATTTGGAAATGACTTTGAAACCAATAGGCGGTACCTAACCTTCAGTTGGTGGCTATTGCACCGGGGATGGAAAGACTTAATGGCCGAAGTCGAGGCCGCAGTCAAAGATGTCTTCGGAGAGGTGAATCCGAGAGAGGATATAACCCATGAAAAGCTCTCAGAGTTAACGCTTGCCGTCCGGAAAAAGGTTGAAGGAGCTACAAGTGGGGAGAGACG AGTGCGGAAGTGGCTCCCCTATCTGTTACCTCCCCGGGAACAAGAAGACTTTGTCCTTCAGGAGTCGGGTGTCCTCTCTGCCACGGAGGCAAGTCCCCAGAGCGCTGCAACCCTCAGGCATCTGTTGGATGAAACGTCCGATCTTATCGATTCGCCGTCATTCACCCATGTTTTCTCTCTCTTGAACAACGAAGCTTTCTCCCATCTAATTGACACCAAATGTGCAACGGAAGCTTTTAAGGGGCTGTCCCAGGCACAGAAGAAAGAGCAGTCTCCACCGTTCTCCTCCACAGCGACTATGGTACCCGTCGCGGAGCCCTCAGCACCAAAAACGAAGCTTGCTTCCATATTAGCGGTGATTTCCCGCCAGTCTCATGTGATAGGAAATGGTACCAATCCGCCCAATGAGTATTTATCGATCATGGAGCGAGAAGTCCGCGAGTTGGAAGCCTTTGCGGCGGTCATATATAGCAGCAATTTTGACTTGAACCCGTCGATGTCCATGCTCGGCACCAAGATAGGGCCTGAAGGTCCATCTACAGCTGTGGAGGATGCACCTGGCGGCGAAGCCAGCATAATCGAGCTTCCAATACCTTCGGCGGAAACTGCCAGTGTTGCCAATGCGGAGCCAAATGAAGCCGGGCAAGATTTTGGGTTTGAAAAGGCGTGGGGTAAAGCTGTTGAGCAGTCTTGA